DNA sequence from the Myxosarcina sp. GI1 genome:
ACCGAAACAGGTAAGGGAATATCTTGCAAAATAACGTCAATACTAAACATAAATTCTCCAGATCGATTTCAATAGTTAAATTATCTTTCAGTTTTGCTAAAATCCCAACCTTTCTACCCAAGAGTGATAGAAAAACTTTAGTAAGTTTTAAGATTTACTCTGGAAATTATTAAAAATTTCTTATAGTATATAAATATAAAGAAAAGTAAATTTTTCTCACAATTACCTTACTATACAAATTACCGAACAATTTGCTACCAAAGATGAGTAGTAAGGCTGTAATAATTTTAAACACTTTAGCTACTATATTCGGAGAATTAAAAATATGACAATAGCAGTAGGACGCGCCCCAGCGTCGCGAGGATGGTTTGACATCATCGACGACTGGCTCAAGCGCGATCGCTTCGTCTTCGTCGGGTGGTCGGGAATTCTATTATTTCCCTGCGCCTACATGGCATTAGGCGGCTGGCTGACAGGAACCACTTTCGTGACCTCCTGGTACACTCACGGTCTAGCCAGTTCCTACCTCGAAGGCTGTAACTTTTTAACCGTAGCCGTATCCACTCCGGCAGACAGCATGGGACACTCCCTATTATTCTTATGGGGACCTGAAGCCAACTGGAGCTTTGCCCGTTGGTGTCAAGTCGGCGGCTTGTGGACATTTGTGGCACTACATGGAGCCTTCGCACTGATAGGCTTTATGCTGCGTCAGTTTGAAATTTCGCGCTTAGTAGGAATCAGACCCTACAACGCCATCGCCTTTAGCGCCCCAATCGCCGTATTCGTCTCGGTCTTCTTACTCTATCCATTAGGACAATCGAGCTGGTTCTTCGCACCCAGCTTTGGAGTAGCAGGAATCTTCCGCTTTATTCTGTTCGTACAAGGATTCCACAACTTCACCCTCAACCCATTCCACATGATGGGAGTAGCAGGAGTGTTGGGAGGAGCCTTACTCTGTGCGATCCACGGAGCGACAGTGGAAAACACCCTGTTTGAAGATGGAGACGGTTCTAACACCTTTAGAGCCTTCGAGCCGACTCAGTCAGAAGAAACCTACAGTATGGTAACGGCAAACAGATTCTGGTCGCAGATATTTGGCATTGCCTTTTCCAACAAACGCTGGCTACACTTCTTCATGCTGTTCGTACCGGTAACGGGACTATGGATGGCGAGTATCGGCATCATCGGCATCGCCCTCAACCTCAGAGCCTATGACTTTGTCTCTCAAGAGTTGAGAGCGGCAGAAGACCCAGAATTTGAAACTTTCTATACGAAAAACATTCTGCTCAATGAAGGTCTAAGAGCATGGATGGCAAAACAAGACCAACCACATCAAAGATTTGAATTCCCAGAGGAGGTACTACCACGTGGTAACGCTCTCTAAAATTTGAAATTTGGTTTGAAAATATAGCCTAACAAGGC
Encoded proteins:
- the psbD gene encoding photosystem II D2 protein (photosystem q(a) protein), which gives rise to MTIAVGRAPASRGWFDIIDDWLKRDRFVFVGWSGILLFPCAYMALGGWLTGTTFVTSWYTHGLASSYLEGCNFLTVAVSTPADSMGHSLLFLWGPEANWSFARWCQVGGLWTFVALHGAFALIGFMLRQFEISRLVGIRPYNAIAFSAPIAVFVSVFLLYPLGQSSWFFAPSFGVAGIFRFILFVQGFHNFTLNPFHMMGVAGVLGGALLCAIHGATVENTLFEDGDGSNTFRAFEPTQSEETYSMVTANRFWSQIFGIAFSNKRWLHFFMLFVPVTGLWMASIGIIGIALNLRAYDFVSQELRAAEDPEFETFYTKNILLNEGLRAWMAKQDQPHQRFEFPEEVLPRGNAL